The Nyctibius grandis isolate bNycGra1 chromosome 23, bNycGra1.pri, whole genome shotgun sequence genome contains a region encoding:
- the GDAP2 gene encoding ganglioside-induced differentiation-associated protein 2: MDPLGAPSQFVDVDSLPGWTDAYEAKQLDSHQNPVEKAQVDVRSPFPYRKDINAKIILWKGDVALLNCTAIVNTSNESLTDKNPVSESIFMHAGPDLRDELQKLKGCRTGEAKLTKGFNLAARFIIHTVGPKYKSRYRTAAESSLYSCYRNVLQLAKEQAMCSVGFCVINSVKRCYPLEDATHIALRTVRRFLEIHGETLEKVVFAVSELEEATYQKLLPLYFPRSLEEEIQSLPYLPADIGNAEGEPVVPERQIRITEKPGVPDDASDEEGLEADLSFIGSHAFARMEGDVDKQRRLILQGQLSEAALQKQHQRNYNRWLCQARAEDLSDIASLKALYQTGVDNCGRTVMVVVGRNIPVTLIDMEKALLYFIHVMDHIAVKEYVLVYFHTLTNDYNQLDSNFLKKLYDVVDAKYKRNLKALYFVHPTFRSKVSAWFFTTFTVSGLKDKLHYVESLQQLFTAIPPEQIDLPPFVLEYDARENGPYYSSYPPSPDL; the protein is encoded by the exons ATGGATCCCTTGGGTGCTCCTTCCCAGTTTGTGGATGTTGACAGTCTGCCAGGCTGGACTGACGCCTATGAGGCTAAGCAGCTGGACTCTCACCAAAATCCTGTTGAAAAAGCTCAAGTTGATGTTAGATCACCTTTTCCATACAGGAAAGACATCAATGCAAAAATAATCTTATG GAAAGGAGATGTAGCGTTACTGAACTGCACAGCCATAGTGAATACCAGCAATGAGTCTCTCACTGATAAGAATCCGGTATCTGAAAGTATATTCATGCATGCTGGGCCTGACCTGAGGGATGAACTCCAGAAGCTCAAAG ggtgCAGGACAGGTGAGGCTAAACTCACCAAAGGATTTAATTTGGCCGCGCGTTTCATCATTCACACGGTGGGACCCAAGTACAAGAGCCGGTATCGCACAGCAGCCGAGAGTTCTCTGTACAGCTGTTACCGCAACGTGCTGCAGCTCGCGAA gGAACAGGCAATGTGCTCTGTAGGATTTTGTGTCATTAACTCTGTGAAAAGATGCTACCCCTTGGAGGATGCAACCCACATAGCACTGC GCACAGTTAGAAGGTTCCTGGAGATTCACGGAGAGACTCTGGAGAAGGTGGTGTTTGCAGTCTCCGAGCTTGAAGAG gCCACTTACCAGAAGTTGCTGCCTCTGTATTTTCCAAGATCGTTGGAAGAAGAGATACAATCCTTGCCTTACCTCCCTGCAGATATTGGCAATGCGGAAGGGGAGCCTGTAGTACCAGAGCGGCAGATCAGGATTACTGAAAAGCCGGGTGTTCCGGACG ATGCTTCAGATGAAGAGGGTCTGGAGGCAGATCTGTCTTTCATTGGTTCCCATGCTTTTGCCCGCATGGAGGGAGACGTTGATAAACAGAGACGCCTCATCCTTCAGGGACAGTTGTCAGAGGCAGCACTGCAAAAACAGCATCAGAGGAA TTACAATCGCTGGCTGTGTCAGGCAAGAGCTGAAGACCTCTCTGATATTGCTTCTCTTAAAGCCTTGTACCAGACAG GTGTGGATAACTGTGGTCGCACAGTGATGGTGGTGGTTGGAAGGAATATCCCTGTAACATTAATAGACATGGAAAAG GCTCTTCTGTATTTCATCCACGTCATGGATCATATTGCAGTGAAGGAATATGTCCTGGTGTACTTCCATACACTCACAAATGATTACAATCAACTAGATTCTAATTTCTTGAAGAAACTCTATGATGTTGTTGATGCCAA GTACAAGAGGAACTTGAAGGCACTTTATTTTGTCCACCCAACATTTCGTTCAAAG GTCTCGGCATGGTTTTTCACTACCTTTACAGTCTCAGGGCTAAAGGACAAACTCCACTATGTGGAAAGCCTTCAGCAGTTATTCACAGCCATACCCCCAGAACAGATTGATCTCCCCCCTTTCGTCCTCGAGTATGATGCCAGG GAAAATGGGCCTTACTATTCTTCTTACCCTCCATCCCCTGACTTGTGA